Within Deltaproteobacteria bacterium RIFCSPHIGHO2_02_FULL_44_16, the genomic segment CATCGCAAGAAAAACTTCGGGATGAAAGATTTTTATGCATCTCGTTCTATCAAGAAAGAAACAAATAGGTTTTTAGAGGTGCCCTATAATCATCGGCAGATATCACAAATTGTTGTTTTTTAAATACGTGACTCAAACATGCATCTTTTGCTTTCTCCTGATAATCGCCATAAGTGCTGAAAACTCTTCGGGATGAATGAGTTTGGCAGCGACAAAAAATACTCCCATTCCAACAAGAATAAAGAGGATTAAAGAAATACCGTAAGGCGTTCCGAAAAATTTCTCTCCGAGAAGAAGCACACTTCCCATGATGAAAGAAGCGAGCAACGTTTTCCCAAGAGATGAAAGTAATTTCCTCCCTCCAATAAGTCCCATCTTGCGACGAAAAAGATAAAGCAGAAGAAAGAAATTAAAAGCGCTCGAAATCGCAAGCGCAGCTGCGAGACCTACATGCGCAAAAGTTTTCATCAACCATAGTGCCGCAAGTGCATTGACGGCAACCGCAAATACCGAAACCACGACCGGAGTTTTCGCATCTTTTAATGCAAAAAAACCTCCGGCAATATTTCGTACGGCTGAAAGAAATGGAATCTTGATGGCGAAAAAGAGTAATGCCGCAGCAGTGGCTTTGGTCGCAGTCACATCAAAAACTCCGCGCTCAAAAAGAAGAGCCACAATCGGTTCAGCCAAGATATAGAGACCAACCGAAGCTGGAATCGTAATCAAAAAAGTCAGACGCAATCCATAGTTCATCGTCTCGACAAATGCCTCTCGATCCTGATCAACCGCATGATCTGAAAGTGTAGGCAAGATGGCAGTCGCAAGAGCAAGGCCAAAAACACCGAGCGGAAACTCGGCCACACGATCTGCATACCAAAGATAAGAGACACTTCCTTCTGGAAGATAGGATGCAAATCGCGTAATGACCAAGACATTGATTTGATAGACAGCAGCCCCAATAGCCGAAGGAATCATCAGCAACAAGAGACCTTTCAGCGCTGGATGGCGAAGACGAACATCAAAGCGCGGGAGCATTCCTTCTTTTCGAAGTGAAGGAATCTGCATTGCAAGTTGCAATACACCTCCCAGGAGAACTCCAACAGCAACCCCGACAACAGGAAGATCAAAAAAATGACGAAGTAAGAGTGCGCCAAAAATGATTCCGACATTGAGCACAATAGGAGAAGCTGAGGTAGCAACAAAACGTTTGAGTGAATTAAGAACTCCCATAGCAAGAGCAACGAGACTAATAAAAAAAATGTAGGGGAACATGAGACGGGTAAGGTAGACCGTCAGCGTAAATGTTTGCGGATCGTCAGAAAATCCGCGAGCAATGAGCTGGACGATCCACGGTGCAAAGAGAATTCCAAAAATGACAAGAAGGGTGAGAAAAAGAGTTAAGACCGAAAAAACGACCGATGCTGCCTCTCTTCCACTCTCTCGCGATTTGCGAAGCCACTCGGTATAAATCGGAACAAAAGCAACCGTGAGGGACCCTTCTGCAACAAGGCGCCGAAGAAGATTTGGAATGCGAAAAGCGACATAAAACGCATCGGCCATCGCCGTTGCTCCAAAAGCATACGCCAAAACACTGTCACGAAGAAGGCCGAGAATACGACTCAGAAGGGTGAAAAAACCGATGATCCCGGTTCGCCGGCTAATATGACTCATAACTTCCTTCATATTGACAACATCTC encodes:
- a CDS encoding murein biosynthesis integral membrane protein MurJ — encoded protein: MKEVMSHISRRTGIIGFFTLLSRILGLLRDSVLAYAFGATAMADAFYVAFRIPNLLRRLVAEGSLTVAFVPIYTEWLRKSRESGREAASVVFSVLTLFLTLLVIFGILFAPWIVQLIARGFSDDPQTFTLTVYLTRLMFPYIFFISLVALAMGVLNSLKRFVATSASPIVLNVGIIFGALLLRHFFDLPVVGVAVGVLLGGVLQLAMQIPSLRKEGMLPRFDVRLRHPALKGLLLLMIPSAIGAAVYQINVLVITRFASYLPEGSVSYLWYADRVAEFPLGVFGLALATAILPTLSDHAVDQDREAFVETMNYGLRLTFLITIPASVGLYILAEPIVALLFERGVFDVTATKATAAALLFFAIKIPFLSAVRNIAGGFFALKDAKTPVVVSVFAVAVNALAALWLMKTFAHVGLAAALAISSAFNFFLLLYLFRRKMGLIGGRKLLSSLGKTLLASFIMGSVLLLGEKFFGTPYGISLILFILVGMGVFFVAAKLIHPEEFSALMAIIRRKQKMHV